One Solanum lycopersicum chromosome 4, SLM_r2.1 DNA window includes the following coding sequences:
- the LOC101249910 gene encoding protein IQ-DOMAIN 3 isoform X1, translating to MGKKGNWFSSVKKALGSGNKKKDKKKQKSEKWSEKQQNDELDSLNAETALVCPGPPTPPQVEQMKLMEAENEQNKHAYSVAIATAVAAEAAVAAAQAAAEVVRLTAAACSSGQSKEEIAAIRIQTVFRGYLARRALKALRGLVRLKAMIQGQSVKRQATSTLRCMQTLARVQSQVRARRIRMSEENQTLQRQLQQKHEKEQEKLKASSQSGDDWNDSTRSKEQVDANLQMKQEAATRRERALAYAYTHQPTRRNPSKSTNQTFMDPNNPHWGWSWLERWMAARPWEDKCAMDKEPNSDEVAAESPASQSTAVAAITHRDFHLDNRPSPTAHKQNRPPSRQSPSTPRSKTGRIRPASPRVSNVDDDSRSMASAQSERCRRHSIAGSSVRDDESLASSPSVPSYMAATESARARSRLPSPLGFEKIGTPEKGSVSSTKKRLSFSASPGGVPRRHSGPPKVEI from the exons ATGGGTAAGAAGGGAAATTGGTTTTCATCGGTGAAAAAGGCGCTTGGTTCGGGtaacaaaaagaaagataag AAGAAACAGAAATCAGAGAAATGGTCCGAAAAGCAACAGAACGACGAGTTGGATTCTTTGAATGCAGAAACTGCATTAGTGTGTCCGGGACCTCCTACTCCTCCGCAGGTAGAGCAGATGAAATTGATGGAAGCAGAGAATGAGCAGAACAAGCATGCGTATTCGGTAGCTATTGCCACTGCTGTTGCTGCAGAAGCAGCTGTTGCTGCTGCTCAAGCTGCTGCTGAGGTTGTTCGCCTCACAGCTGCAGCCTGTAGCTCGGGTCAATCAAAGGAAGAGATTGCAGCTATAAGAATACAAACAGTTTTTCGAGGATACTTG GCTAGGAGAGCATTGAAGGCGTTGAGAGGATTAGTGAGGTTGAAGGCAATGATTCAAGGTCAATCTGTGAAACGACAAGCCACATCAACCTTAAGGTGCATGCAGACTCTAGCTCGTGTTCAATCACAGGTTCGTGCCAGAAGAATTAGAATGTCAGAGGAGAATCAGACACTCCAGAGACAGCTCCAACAGAAGCATGAGAAAGAGCAAGAGAAGCTGAAAGCATCTTCC CAGTCTGGAGATGATTGGAATGACAGTACACGGTCCAAGGAACAAGTTGATGCAAACCTCCAGATGAAACAGGAGGCTGCCACAAGAAGGGAAAGGGCTTTGGCTTATGCATACACACATCAG CCAACACGGAGGAATCCTTCAAAATCTACAAATCAAACATTCATGGACCCAAATAATCCCCACTGGGGCTGGAGTTGGTTGGAACGTTGGATGGCAGCACGGCCATGGGAAGATAAATGTGCAATGGATAAAGAACCTAACAGTGACGAGGTCGCTGCAGAGAGCCCAGCAAGCCAGTCCACTGCTGTGGCTGCTATCACTCATCGTGATTTCCACCTAGACAATAGGCCTTCTCCAACAGCTCATAAGCAAAACCGTCCTCCTAGCCGCCAGTCACCGTCAACACCTAGATCAAAGACCGGACGAATAAGGCCAGCAAGCCCCAGGGTGAGTAATGTGGATGATGACTCTAGAAGCATGGCGAGTGCACAGTCAGAACGCTGCAGGAGGCATAGCATTGCTGGTTCATCAGTTAGAGATGATGAAAGTCTGGCAAGTTCCCCATCTGTTCCAAGTTACATGGCTGCAACAGAATCAGCACGAGCAAGGTCCCGCTTACCAAGTCCTTTGGGTTTCGAAAAGATAGGGACACCAGAGAAGGGAAGTGTTAGTTCTACGAAGAAGCGATTGTCGTTCTCAGCATCCCCTGGTGGTGTACCAAGGAGACACTCTGGTCCACCAAAGGTAGAGATATAA
- the LOC101249910 gene encoding protein IQ-DOMAIN 3 isoform X2, protein MGKKGNWFSSVKKALGSGNKKKDKKQKSEKWSEKQQNDELDSLNAETALVCPGPPTPPQVEQMKLMEAENEQNKHAYSVAIATAVAAEAAVAAAQAAAEVVRLTAAACSSGQSKEEIAAIRIQTVFRGYLARRALKALRGLVRLKAMIQGQSVKRQATSTLRCMQTLARVQSQVRARRIRMSEENQTLQRQLQQKHEKEQEKLKASSQSGDDWNDSTRSKEQVDANLQMKQEAATRRERALAYAYTHQPTRRNPSKSTNQTFMDPNNPHWGWSWLERWMAARPWEDKCAMDKEPNSDEVAAESPASQSTAVAAITHRDFHLDNRPSPTAHKQNRPPSRQSPSTPRSKTGRIRPASPRVSNVDDDSRSMASAQSERCRRHSIAGSSVRDDESLASSPSVPSYMAATESARARSRLPSPLGFEKIGTPEKGSVSSTKKRLSFSASPGGVPRRHSGPPKVEI, encoded by the exons ATGGGTAAGAAGGGAAATTGGTTTTCATCGGTGAAAAAGGCGCTTGGTTCGGGtaacaaaaagaaagataag AAACAGAAATCAGAGAAATGGTCCGAAAAGCAACAGAACGACGAGTTGGATTCTTTGAATGCAGAAACTGCATTAGTGTGTCCGGGACCTCCTACTCCTCCGCAGGTAGAGCAGATGAAATTGATGGAAGCAGAGAATGAGCAGAACAAGCATGCGTATTCGGTAGCTATTGCCACTGCTGTTGCTGCAGAAGCAGCTGTTGCTGCTGCTCAAGCTGCTGCTGAGGTTGTTCGCCTCACAGCTGCAGCCTGTAGCTCGGGTCAATCAAAGGAAGAGATTGCAGCTATAAGAATACAAACAGTTTTTCGAGGATACTTG GCTAGGAGAGCATTGAAGGCGTTGAGAGGATTAGTGAGGTTGAAGGCAATGATTCAAGGTCAATCTGTGAAACGACAAGCCACATCAACCTTAAGGTGCATGCAGACTCTAGCTCGTGTTCAATCACAGGTTCGTGCCAGAAGAATTAGAATGTCAGAGGAGAATCAGACACTCCAGAGACAGCTCCAACAGAAGCATGAGAAAGAGCAAGAGAAGCTGAAAGCATCTTCC CAGTCTGGAGATGATTGGAATGACAGTACACGGTCCAAGGAACAAGTTGATGCAAACCTCCAGATGAAACAGGAGGCTGCCACAAGAAGGGAAAGGGCTTTGGCTTATGCATACACACATCAG CCAACACGGAGGAATCCTTCAAAATCTACAAATCAAACATTCATGGACCCAAATAATCCCCACTGGGGCTGGAGTTGGTTGGAACGTTGGATGGCAGCACGGCCATGGGAAGATAAATGTGCAATGGATAAAGAACCTAACAGTGACGAGGTCGCTGCAGAGAGCCCAGCAAGCCAGTCCACTGCTGTGGCTGCTATCACTCATCGTGATTTCCACCTAGACAATAGGCCTTCTCCAACAGCTCATAAGCAAAACCGTCCTCCTAGCCGCCAGTCACCGTCAACACCTAGATCAAAGACCGGACGAATAAGGCCAGCAAGCCCCAGGGTGAGTAATGTGGATGATGACTCTAGAAGCATGGCGAGTGCACAGTCAGAACGCTGCAGGAGGCATAGCATTGCTGGTTCATCAGTTAGAGATGATGAAAGTCTGGCAAGTTCCCCATCTGTTCCAAGTTACATGGCTGCAACAGAATCAGCACGAGCAAGGTCCCGCTTACCAAGTCCTTTGGGTTTCGAAAAGATAGGGACACCAGAGAAGGGAAGTGTTAGTTCTACGAAGAAGCGATTGTCGTTCTCAGCATCCCCTGGTGGTGTACCAAGGAGACACTCTGGTCCACCAAAGGTAGAGATATAA
- the LOC101249910 gene encoding protein IQ-DOMAIN 3 isoform X4, which translates to MGKKGNWFSSVKKALGSGNKKKDKKQKSEKWSEKQQNDELDSLNAETALVCPGPPTPPQVEQMKLMEAENEQNKHAYSVAIATAVAAEAAVAAAQAAAEVVRLTAAACSSGQSKEEIAAIRIQTVFRGYLARRALKALRGLVRLKAMIQGQSVKRQATSTLRCMQTLARVQSQVRARRIRMSEENQTLQRQLQQKHEKEQEKLKASSSGDDWNDSTRSKEQVDANLQMKQEAATRRERALAYAYTHQPTRRNPSKSTNQTFMDPNNPHWGWSWLERWMAARPWEDKCAMDKEPNSDEVAAESPASQSTAVAAITHRDFHLDNRPSPTAHKQNRPPSRQSPSTPRSKTGRIRPASPRVSNVDDDSRSMASAQSERCRRHSIAGSSVRDDESLASSPSVPSYMAATESARARSRLPSPLGFEKIGTPEKGSVSSTKKRLSFSASPGGVPRRHSGPPKVEI; encoded by the exons ATGGGTAAGAAGGGAAATTGGTTTTCATCGGTGAAAAAGGCGCTTGGTTCGGGtaacaaaaagaaagataag AAACAGAAATCAGAGAAATGGTCCGAAAAGCAACAGAACGACGAGTTGGATTCTTTGAATGCAGAAACTGCATTAGTGTGTCCGGGACCTCCTACTCCTCCGCAGGTAGAGCAGATGAAATTGATGGAAGCAGAGAATGAGCAGAACAAGCATGCGTATTCGGTAGCTATTGCCACTGCTGTTGCTGCAGAAGCAGCTGTTGCTGCTGCTCAAGCTGCTGCTGAGGTTGTTCGCCTCACAGCTGCAGCCTGTAGCTCGGGTCAATCAAAGGAAGAGATTGCAGCTATAAGAATACAAACAGTTTTTCGAGGATACTTG GCTAGGAGAGCATTGAAGGCGTTGAGAGGATTAGTGAGGTTGAAGGCAATGATTCAAGGTCAATCTGTGAAACGACAAGCCACATCAACCTTAAGGTGCATGCAGACTCTAGCTCGTGTTCAATCACAGGTTCGTGCCAGAAGAATTAGAATGTCAGAGGAGAATCAGACACTCCAGAGACAGCTCCAACAGAAGCATGAGAAAGAGCAAGAGAAGCTGAAAGCATCTTCC TCTGGAGATGATTGGAATGACAGTACACGGTCCAAGGAACAAGTTGATGCAAACCTCCAGATGAAACAGGAGGCTGCCACAAGAAGGGAAAGGGCTTTGGCTTATGCATACACACATCAG CCAACACGGAGGAATCCTTCAAAATCTACAAATCAAACATTCATGGACCCAAATAATCCCCACTGGGGCTGGAGTTGGTTGGAACGTTGGATGGCAGCACGGCCATGGGAAGATAAATGTGCAATGGATAAAGAACCTAACAGTGACGAGGTCGCTGCAGAGAGCCCAGCAAGCCAGTCCACTGCTGTGGCTGCTATCACTCATCGTGATTTCCACCTAGACAATAGGCCTTCTCCAACAGCTCATAAGCAAAACCGTCCTCCTAGCCGCCAGTCACCGTCAACACCTAGATCAAAGACCGGACGAATAAGGCCAGCAAGCCCCAGGGTGAGTAATGTGGATGATGACTCTAGAAGCATGGCGAGTGCACAGTCAGAACGCTGCAGGAGGCATAGCATTGCTGGTTCATCAGTTAGAGATGATGAAAGTCTGGCAAGTTCCCCATCTGTTCCAAGTTACATGGCTGCAACAGAATCAGCACGAGCAAGGTCCCGCTTACCAAGTCCTTTGGGTTTCGAAAAGATAGGGACACCAGAGAAGGGAAGTGTTAGTTCTACGAAGAAGCGATTGTCGTTCTCAGCATCCCCTGGTGGTGTACCAAGGAGACACTCTGGTCCACCAAAGGTAGAGATATAA
- the LOC101249910 gene encoding protein IQ-DOMAIN 3 isoform X3: protein MGKKGNWFSSVKKALGSGNKKKDKKKQKSEKWSEKQQNDELDSLNAETALVCPGPPTPPQVEQMKLMEAENEQNKHAYSVAIATAVAAEAAVAAAQAAAEVVRLTAAACSSGQSKEEIAAIRIQTVFRGYLARRALKALRGLVRLKAMIQGQSVKRQATSTLRCMQTLARVQSQVRARRIRMSEENQTLQRQLQQKHEKEQEKLKASSSGDDWNDSTRSKEQVDANLQMKQEAATRRERALAYAYTHQPTRRNPSKSTNQTFMDPNNPHWGWSWLERWMAARPWEDKCAMDKEPNSDEVAAESPASQSTAVAAITHRDFHLDNRPSPTAHKQNRPPSRQSPSTPRSKTGRIRPASPRVSNVDDDSRSMASAQSERCRRHSIAGSSVRDDESLASSPSVPSYMAATESARARSRLPSPLGFEKIGTPEKGSVSSTKKRLSFSASPGGVPRRHSGPPKVEI, encoded by the exons ATGGGTAAGAAGGGAAATTGGTTTTCATCGGTGAAAAAGGCGCTTGGTTCGGGtaacaaaaagaaagataag AAGAAACAGAAATCAGAGAAATGGTCCGAAAAGCAACAGAACGACGAGTTGGATTCTTTGAATGCAGAAACTGCATTAGTGTGTCCGGGACCTCCTACTCCTCCGCAGGTAGAGCAGATGAAATTGATGGAAGCAGAGAATGAGCAGAACAAGCATGCGTATTCGGTAGCTATTGCCACTGCTGTTGCTGCAGAAGCAGCTGTTGCTGCTGCTCAAGCTGCTGCTGAGGTTGTTCGCCTCACAGCTGCAGCCTGTAGCTCGGGTCAATCAAAGGAAGAGATTGCAGCTATAAGAATACAAACAGTTTTTCGAGGATACTTG GCTAGGAGAGCATTGAAGGCGTTGAGAGGATTAGTGAGGTTGAAGGCAATGATTCAAGGTCAATCTGTGAAACGACAAGCCACATCAACCTTAAGGTGCATGCAGACTCTAGCTCGTGTTCAATCACAGGTTCGTGCCAGAAGAATTAGAATGTCAGAGGAGAATCAGACACTCCAGAGACAGCTCCAACAGAAGCATGAGAAAGAGCAAGAGAAGCTGAAAGCATCTTCC TCTGGAGATGATTGGAATGACAGTACACGGTCCAAGGAACAAGTTGATGCAAACCTCCAGATGAAACAGGAGGCTGCCACAAGAAGGGAAAGGGCTTTGGCTTATGCATACACACATCAG CCAACACGGAGGAATCCTTCAAAATCTACAAATCAAACATTCATGGACCCAAATAATCCCCACTGGGGCTGGAGTTGGTTGGAACGTTGGATGGCAGCACGGCCATGGGAAGATAAATGTGCAATGGATAAAGAACCTAACAGTGACGAGGTCGCTGCAGAGAGCCCAGCAAGCCAGTCCACTGCTGTGGCTGCTATCACTCATCGTGATTTCCACCTAGACAATAGGCCTTCTCCAACAGCTCATAAGCAAAACCGTCCTCCTAGCCGCCAGTCACCGTCAACACCTAGATCAAAGACCGGACGAATAAGGCCAGCAAGCCCCAGGGTGAGTAATGTGGATGATGACTCTAGAAGCATGGCGAGTGCACAGTCAGAACGCTGCAGGAGGCATAGCATTGCTGGTTCATCAGTTAGAGATGATGAAAGTCTGGCAAGTTCCCCATCTGTTCCAAGTTACATGGCTGCAACAGAATCAGCACGAGCAAGGTCCCGCTTACCAAGTCCTTTGGGTTTCGAAAAGATAGGGACACCAGAGAAGGGAAGTGTTAGTTCTACGAAGAAGCGATTGTCGTTCTCAGCATCCCCTGGTGGTGTACCAAGGAGACACTCTGGTCCACCAAAGGTAGAGATATAA
- the LOC101249910 gene encoding protein IQ-DOMAIN 3 isoform X5, protein MGKKGNWFSSVKKALGSGNKKKDKKSEKWSEKQQNDELDSLNAETALVCPGPPTPPQVEQMKLMEAENEQNKHAYSVAIATAVAAEAAVAAAQAAAEVVRLTAAACSSGQSKEEIAAIRIQTVFRGYLARRALKALRGLVRLKAMIQGQSVKRQATSTLRCMQTLARVQSQVRARRIRMSEENQTLQRQLQQKHEKEQEKLKASSQSGDDWNDSTRSKEQVDANLQMKQEAATRRERALAYAYTHQPTRRNPSKSTNQTFMDPNNPHWGWSWLERWMAARPWEDKCAMDKEPNSDEVAAESPASQSTAVAAITHRDFHLDNRPSPTAHKQNRPPSRQSPSTPRSKTGRIRPASPRVSNVDDDSRSMASAQSERCRRHSIAGSSVRDDESLASSPSVPSYMAATESARARSRLPSPLGFEKIGTPEKGSVSSTKKRLSFSASPGGVPRRHSGPPKVEI, encoded by the exons ATGGGTAAGAAGGGAAATTGGTTTTCATCGGTGAAAAAGGCGCTTGGTTCGGGtaacaaaaagaaagataag AAATCAGAGAAATGGTCCGAAAAGCAACAGAACGACGAGTTGGATTCTTTGAATGCAGAAACTGCATTAGTGTGTCCGGGACCTCCTACTCCTCCGCAGGTAGAGCAGATGAAATTGATGGAAGCAGAGAATGAGCAGAACAAGCATGCGTATTCGGTAGCTATTGCCACTGCTGTTGCTGCAGAAGCAGCTGTTGCTGCTGCTCAAGCTGCTGCTGAGGTTGTTCGCCTCACAGCTGCAGCCTGTAGCTCGGGTCAATCAAAGGAAGAGATTGCAGCTATAAGAATACAAACAGTTTTTCGAGGATACTTG GCTAGGAGAGCATTGAAGGCGTTGAGAGGATTAGTGAGGTTGAAGGCAATGATTCAAGGTCAATCTGTGAAACGACAAGCCACATCAACCTTAAGGTGCATGCAGACTCTAGCTCGTGTTCAATCACAGGTTCGTGCCAGAAGAATTAGAATGTCAGAGGAGAATCAGACACTCCAGAGACAGCTCCAACAGAAGCATGAGAAAGAGCAAGAGAAGCTGAAAGCATCTTCC CAGTCTGGAGATGATTGGAATGACAGTACACGGTCCAAGGAACAAGTTGATGCAAACCTCCAGATGAAACAGGAGGCTGCCACAAGAAGGGAAAGGGCTTTGGCTTATGCATACACACATCAG CCAACACGGAGGAATCCTTCAAAATCTACAAATCAAACATTCATGGACCCAAATAATCCCCACTGGGGCTGGAGTTGGTTGGAACGTTGGATGGCAGCACGGCCATGGGAAGATAAATGTGCAATGGATAAAGAACCTAACAGTGACGAGGTCGCTGCAGAGAGCCCAGCAAGCCAGTCCACTGCTGTGGCTGCTATCACTCATCGTGATTTCCACCTAGACAATAGGCCTTCTCCAACAGCTCATAAGCAAAACCGTCCTCCTAGCCGCCAGTCACCGTCAACACCTAGATCAAAGACCGGACGAATAAGGCCAGCAAGCCCCAGGGTGAGTAATGTGGATGATGACTCTAGAAGCATGGCGAGTGCACAGTCAGAACGCTGCAGGAGGCATAGCATTGCTGGTTCATCAGTTAGAGATGATGAAAGTCTGGCAAGTTCCCCATCTGTTCCAAGTTACATGGCTGCAACAGAATCAGCACGAGCAAGGTCCCGCTTACCAAGTCCTTTGGGTTTCGAAAAGATAGGGACACCAGAGAAGGGAAGTGTTAGTTCTACGAAGAAGCGATTGTCGTTCTCAGCATCCCCTGGTGGTGTACCAAGGAGACACTCTGGTCCACCAAAGGTAGAGATATAA